One Melospiza melodia melodia isolate bMelMel2 chromosome 1, bMelMel2.pri, whole genome shotgun sequence genomic window carries:
- the LOC134424093 gene encoding histamine H3 receptor-like, with protein MHNSTAEILHAAETHNETWSSQAPSSEFSLGVLALLAFLMVLLCLVTILGNMLVILAFIMDRNLRHRSNYFFLNLAVSDFAVGVFCMPLYIPYSLTGKWHLGRGICKLWLVMDYLLCTASVFNIVLISYDRFLSVTKAVSYRAQQGITSNPTIEMVAIWLLAFLLYGPAILFWEHVAGHSVVPVDQCYAEFFHNWYFLLCASTLEFFVPLLLVTYFNVHIFHNIQRRQRRGSVQDCEHARRSSLSWRFCGLPRPGASSPSSEGEDSGSSSMRPKKESLGADCSSPSTDNSVTPGNDFSVSFCAKSRSKLQRDKKIAKSLAIIVCVFATCWAPYSLLVIIRGPCQGTCVHNFLYEATFWLLWINSSLNPFLYPLCHVKFRMAFLKILCPKKFATLRSGSF; from the exons ATGCACAACAGCACCGCCGAAATTCTGCACGCTGCTGAGACGCATAACGAGACTTGGTCCAGCCAGGCGCCGAGCTCCGAGTTCTCCCTGGGTGTGTTGgcactgctggctttcctcatggTGTTGCTGTGTCTGGTGACCATCCTTGGCAACATGCTGGTGATCCTTGCTTTCATTATGGACAGGAACCTGAGGCATCGGAGTAACTATTTCTTTCTGAATCTTGCTGTTTCTGACTTTGCAGTGG GTGTGTTCTGCATGCCTCTCTACATCCCTTACAGCCTGACAGGGAAATGGCACTTGGGAAGAGGCATCTGCAAGCTCTGGCTGGTCATGGACTATCTCCTCTGCACAGCTTCAGTGTTTAACATTGTTCTTATCAGCTATGACCGTTTCCTGTCAGTCACTAAAGCT GTGTCTtacagagcccagcagggaatAACATCCAACCCTACCATTGAGATGGTGGCCATCTGGCTACTTGCCTTCCTCCTGTATGGCCCAGCCATCCTGTTTTGGGAGCATGTGGCCGGACACAGCGTGGTGCCTGTGGATCAGTGCTATGCTGAGTTCTTCCACAACTGGTACTTCCTCCTGTGTGCATCCACCCTGGAGTTCTTTGTGCCCCTGCTCCTGGTGACCTACTTCAATGTGCACATCTTCCACAACATCCAGCGGCGCCAGCGGCGCGGCAGCGTGCAGGACTGTGAGCATGCCaggaggagcagcctgtcctggagGTTCTGTGGCTTGCCAAGGCCAGGGGCATCATCTCCTTCGTCAGAAGGAGAGGACAGTGGTTCTTCTTCCATGAGACCAAAGAAAGAGTCTTTGGGAGCTGACTGCTCATCTCCATCCACAGACAATTCTGTAACCCCAGGAAATgacttttctgtttctttctgtgCAAAGTCCAGATCAAAACTGCAACGGGACAAGAAAATAGCAAAGTCCCTTGCCATAATTGTCTGTGTGTTTGCCACTTGCTGGGCCCCATACTCTTTATTAGTGATTATCCGTGGGCCCTGCCAGGGAACTTGTGTCCATAACTTCCTGTATGAAGCAACGTTTTGGCTTTTGTGGATCAATTCCTCTTTGAACCCATTTCTTTACCCTCTCTGTCATGTTAAATTTCGAATGGCTTTTCTGAAAATTCTATGTCCCAAAAAGTTTGCAACATTGAGATCGGGTTCtttttag